A window from Enterocloster bolteae encodes these proteins:
- a CDS encoding VWA domain-containing protein encodes MELETRMKRWRLILGEESSPQFGKMGGVELTDEQLLMDQALASIYNQTDSGGFGDGAGKKVPGGRGAGNGPSAPVLSKWLGDVRTLFDKELVTIIQSDAMERCGLKQLLFEPELLENLEPDMNLASMILALKDQIPGRSKDQVRAFISRIVEEINRLLADDIRRAVTAAVDRRRHSPIPSAAALDYKDTIRRNLKNYNPELKRLVPEHFYFYDRTTSNAANKYTVILDVDQSGSMGESVIYSSVISCILASIASVKTRIVAFDTKITDLTEQCEDPVDLLFGFQLGGGTDIEKSVAYCQQFMENPGKTLFFLVSDLMEGGNRAGLLRRIREMKESGVTVVCLLAIADGGKPYYDEQIAGRIASMDVPCFACNPQKMPELLERALKGQDLNAFQKELSRSSNAS; translated from the coding sequence ATGGAGCTTGAAACCAGAATGAAACGATGGCGCCTGATACTTGGGGAGGAAAGCAGTCCCCAGTTTGGAAAAATGGGCGGTGTGGAGCTGACAGATGAACAGCTTTTAATGGACCAGGCCCTGGCGTCCATCTATAATCAGACGGACTCCGGCGGATTCGGAGACGGAGCCGGCAAAAAGGTACCGGGAGGCAGAGGCGCAGGAAACGGCCCTTCTGCCCCTGTCCTTTCCAAATGGCTGGGGGATGTCAGAACCCTGTTTGACAAGGAGCTGGTGACTATCATCCAGTCCGATGCAATGGAGCGCTGCGGCCTGAAACAGCTGTTGTTTGAGCCGGAGCTTTTGGAGAACCTGGAGCCGGATATGAACCTGGCTTCCATGATACTGGCCTTAAAGGACCAGATACCGGGGCGGTCCAAGGACCAGGTGCGGGCGTTTATATCCAGAATTGTGGAGGAAATTAACAGGCTGCTGGCCGATGATATCCGCCGGGCAGTGACCGCTGCCGTGGACAGAAGGAGACATTCCCCTATTCCGTCAGCGGCGGCCCTGGATTATAAGGACACCATACGCAGGAATCTTAAGAATTACAACCCTGAATTAAAGAGGCTGGTGCCGGAGCATTTTTATTTTTATGACAGGACCACGTCCAACGCCGCCAATAAATATACGGTTATCCTGGACGTGGATCAGAGCGGTTCCATGGGGGAATCGGTCATCTATTCCTCGGTTATCAGCTGTATTCTGGCCAGCATTGCGTCGGTTAAAACCAGAATCGTGGCCTTTGACACAAAGATCACGGACCTGACCGAACAATGCGAAGACCCCGTGGATCTGCTGTTTGGATTCCAGCTGGGCGGCGGCACGGACATTGAGAAATCCGTGGCCTACTGCCAGCAGTTTATGGAGAATCCGGGAAAAACCCTGTTCTTTCTCGTAAGCGACCTGATGGAAGGCGGCAACCGGGCGGGACTTTTAAGGCGCATCCGGGAGATGAAGGAATCCGGTGTGACAGTGGTCTGCCTCCTGGCCATTGCGGACGGCGGAAAGCCCTATTATGACGAGCAGATAGCGGGCAGGATTGCGTCCATGGATGTGCCCTGTTTTGCCTGTAATCCCCAAAAAATGCCGGAGCTTCTGGAGCGGGCCCTGAAAGGACAGGACCTGAACGCGTTTCAGAAGGAACTGTCGCGGTCATCAAATGCTTCCTGA
- a CDS encoding DUF5682 family protein: MGHPNCFGIRHLSPAGAYHLRSFLDEKQPDLILVEGPSDFNGLMDDMVREETKPPFAVMAFTKDSPIRTVLYPFAEYSPEYQAIVWAKEHGAQCRFMDLPSDVFLGIRRAGEGQASPEHTSGSASEHVYRLLDRFNGEDGHETFWERVMEHSENHEAYRDGADAFGRQLRELTAGGDSDWPEILVREAYMRRKLENALKEGFQAERIVAVTGAYHVAGLAGEEPAMTDAQLGLLPSVPCNVTLMPYSYYRLSTRSGYGAGNQAPAYYGMLWQALLEGDRDMGTYRYLTAISGYQRQHGFPVSSAGVIEAVELARSLACLKGYSVPSLRDLRDAAVTAMGHGSLPELALAIADTEIGTAVGELPQGVSRTCLQDDFYRQLRELKLEKYKTETAFTLNLDLREKLNVKSEAAAYRELRQSFFLHRLRVLGVHFAVLRKEQQEAATWAESWDIRWTPEVEIELVESALKGDTVAGAASFAMKEQAVKAEQIGEAADIIEAACCCGIPEMVAYATDILQGLSVEAAGFMELAGTAQSISAVVRFGNIRHLDSTPLLPVLNQMFLRACLVFLNSCTCGSQAEKGVMEAMDQLNSLCLHHDFLDEERFIRLLAETASRDDLNTGISGFAAAILLERGRMEEEELSRQVRRRLSRGIPAELGAGWFAGLSKKNRYALIARLDLWRELSAYMDTLDDQEFKRALVFLRRAFAVFSSREKLDVAENLGEIWQVNTAQAGEILNGPLKGEEMELLDSLDGFDFDDI; the protein is encoded by the coding sequence ATGGGACATCCGAATTGTTTTGGTATCCGTCATCTGTCGCCGGCCGGCGCCTATCATCTGAGAAGCTTTCTGGATGAAAAACAGCCGGATCTGATTCTGGTGGAAGGCCCCTCTGATTTTAACGGGCTGATGGATGACATGGTGAGGGAGGAGACCAAGCCGCCGTTTGCAGTCATGGCGTTTACTAAGGACTCTCCGATACGCACGGTTTTGTACCCCTTTGCAGAGTACTCTCCGGAATACCAGGCCATTGTCTGGGCCAAAGAACATGGGGCGCAGTGCCGGTTTATGGACCTGCCCTCGGATGTGTTTTTGGGAATCCGGCGGGCCGGGGAGGGTCAGGCGTCCCCGGAACATACGTCCGGCTCTGCGTCTGAGCATGTGTACAGGCTTTTGGACCGGTTTAACGGGGAGGACGGCCATGAGACCTTCTGGGAACGTGTCATGGAGCACTCAGAAAATCATGAGGCGTACCGGGACGGCGCGGACGCCTTTGGGCGGCAGCTGCGGGAGCTGACAGCAGGCGGTGACAGCGACTGGCCGGAGATACTTGTGCGGGAAGCATATATGAGAAGAAAGCTGGAGAACGCACTGAAGGAGGGATTTCAGGCAGAACGAATCGTGGCAGTGACAGGTGCTTATCATGTGGCGGGACTGGCCGGAGAGGAGCCTGCCATGACAGATGCGCAGTTGGGATTGCTGCCTTCTGTGCCCTGCAATGTGACGCTGATGCCTTATTCCTATTACCGTTTGTCCACACGCTCCGGCTATGGGGCGGGCAATCAGGCGCCTGCCTACTACGGGATGCTGTGGCAGGCACTGCTGGAGGGCGACAGGGACATGGGAACCTACCGCTACCTTACAGCCATATCCGGCTATCAGAGGCAGCATGGTTTTCCGGTATCCTCTGCCGGGGTCATTGAGGCAGTGGAACTGGCCAGGTCCCTGGCCTGCCTTAAGGGATACAGCGTGCCCTCCCTGCGCGATTTGAGGGACGCCGCAGTGACGGCCATGGGGCACGGCAGTCTGCCGGAACTGGCATTAGCCATAGCGGACACGGAGATAGGAACGGCTGTGGGGGAGCTTCCCCAGGGAGTCAGCCGTACCTGCCTGCAGGACGATTTTTACAGGCAGCTAAGGGAACTGAAACTGGAAAAGTATAAGACAGAGACTGCCTTTACCCTGAACCTGGACCTGCGGGAAAAACTGAATGTGAAATCGGAGGCAGCCGCTTACCGGGAGCTGCGCCAGTCATTTTTCCTGCACCGCCTGCGTGTGCTGGGAGTACATTTCGCAGTCCTGAGAAAGGAGCAGCAGGAAGCTGCCACCTGGGCGGAGAGCTGGGATATCCGGTGGACCCCGGAAGTGGAAATTGAATTGGTGGAGTCTGCCCTGAAGGGAGATACTGTGGCCGGCGCGGCATCCTTTGCCATGAAGGAGCAGGCCGTGAAGGCGGAGCAGATTGGGGAGGCAGCGGATATCATTGAGGCCGCATGCTGCTGCGGTATACCGGAGATGGTTGCTTATGCAACGGATATTCTGCAGGGGCTCTCGGTGGAGGCGGCAGGCTTCATGGAGCTGGCCGGGACAGCGCAGAGCATTTCCGCTGTGGTGCGGTTCGGCAACATACGTCATCTGGACAGCACACCCCTGCTGCCTGTACTGAATCAGATGTTTCTTAGGGCCTGTCTGGTGTTTCTTAATTCCTGTACCTGTGGCAGTCAGGCGGAAAAGGGCGTTATGGAGGCCATGGATCAGCTCAACAGCCTGTGTCTCCACCATGACTTTCTGGATGAGGAGCGTTTTATCCGCCTGCTTGCGGAGACAGCTTCCAGGGATGACCTGAACACGGGCATATCCGGTTTCGCTGCCGCCATCCTGCTGGAGCGGGGCCGGATGGAGGAAGAGGAATTAAGCCGTCAGGTCCGCCGCCGTCTTTCCAGGGGGATTCCGGCGGAACTGGGGGCAGGATGGTTTGCAGGATTGTCTAAGAAGAACCGGTATGCGCTTATTGCCAGGCTGGATTTATGGCGGGAGCTGAGCGCCTATATGGATACTCTGGATGATCAGGAATTTAAGCGGGCCCTGGTATTCTTACGCAGGGCGTTTGCTGTTTTCAGTTCCAGGGAAAAGCTGGATGTGGCTGAGAATCTGGGCGAAATATGGCAGGTGAATACGGCCCAGGCAGGAGAGATACTGAACGGGCCGTTAAAGGGAGAGGAAATGGAGCTGCTTGACAGCCTGGACGGTTTTGACTTTGACGATATATAG
- a CDS encoding AAA family ATPase: MGKIAGKEESVQRLPAEQLYQEEIDALIAAEQDPVPTGWRMSPRSVLTYITGGTVGGKEITPKYIGNRRLVEIAIATLVTDRALLLIGEPGTAKSWLSEHLTAAINGDSTKVIQGTAGTTEEHIRYSWNYAMLIAQGPSREAMIKSPVYRAMETGSIARFEEISRCASEVQDALISILSEKRISIPELALELPAQKGFSVIATANTRDKGVNEMSAALKRRFNIVILPPPSDMSTEMEIVKSRVEQLAGSLELRAGIPHDEVVEKVCTIFRELRGGMTLDGRQKVKPSSGVLSTAEAISLLAGSMALAGSFGNGEITDYDLASALQGAVVKDEDKDGLAWKEYLENVMKKRGSRWLGLYKECKELNQ, from the coding sequence ATGGGAAAAATAGCAGGAAAAGAAGAGAGCGTGCAGCGACTGCCTGCGGAACAGCTCTACCAGGAGGAAATTGACGCACTGATTGCAGCGGAACAGGACCCGGTTCCCACGGGCTGGAGAATGAGTCCCCGTTCCGTCCTCACCTATATCACGGGAGGAACTGTTGGCGGAAAGGAAATCACACCTAAATACATCGGAAACCGCAGGCTGGTGGAAATCGCCATTGCCACCCTGGTAACGGACAGGGCCCTGCTCCTGATCGGGGAGCCGGGAACCGCAAAGTCCTGGCTGTCCGAGCATCTGACCGCAGCCATCAACGGGGATTCCACCAAGGTGATACAGGGAACCGCAGGCACCACGGAGGAGCACATACGTTATTCATGGAATTACGCCATGCTCATAGCCCAGGGGCCGTCCAGGGAGGCCATGATAAAAAGCCCTGTTTACCGCGCCATGGAGACAGGCAGCATTGCCCGTTTTGAGGAGATATCCAGGTGCGCCAGTGAGGTACAGGACGCATTGATTTCCATTTTGTCGGAAAAGCGCATCTCCATACCGGAGCTGGCGCTGGAACTGCCTGCCCAGAAAGGATTTTCCGTCATTGCCACAGCCAACACAAGGGACAAGGGAGTCAACGAGATGTCCGCAGCCCTGAAGCGGAGATTTAACATCGTTATCCTCCCGCCGCCGTCCGATATGTCCACGGAGATGGAGATTGTGAAGTCAAGGGTGGAGCAGCTGGCAGGTAGCCTGGAGCTCAGGGCCGGGATTCCCCATGATGAGGTGGTGGAAAAGGTATGCACCATTTTCAGGGAACTGCGGGGAGGCATGACCCTGGACGGCAGGCAGAAGGTAAAGCCGTCCTCAGGCGTGTTGTCCACTGCCGAGGCCATTTCGCTTTTAGCGGGCAGCATGGCTCTGGCAGGCAGCTTCGGAAATGGGGAAATAACAGATTATGACCTGGCGTCCGCCCTTCAGGGCGCTGTAGTCAAGGATGAGGATAAGGACGGACTGGCGTGGAAGGAATACCTGGAAAATGTTATGAAGAAACGCGGCAGCCGGTGGCTTGGACTTTATAAAGAGTGTAAGGAGTTGAACCAATAG
- the nusB gene encoding transcription antitermination factor NusB, translated as MTRRELREHCFKMLFSADFYPTQEEAIAQLGQYFQSPEEDDVDESGILQVLHKVELKEADSEYLQARTANIMEKIPEIDEKLNQAAAGWKTKRMGKVELTILRLALYEMLHDDAIPEKVSINEAVELAKKFGGNDSPSFVNGILAKFVVKGARAAAEAKAPEENRVCGETQEPRETQASQEIQASQEIRASQEPQETPVPQEPQEIQASQEPQEIPENKESEA; from the coding sequence ATGACCAGAAGAGAATTGCGGGAGCATTGCTTTAAGATGCTGTTCTCGGCTGACTTCTACCCGACGCAGGAAGAGGCCATAGCCCAGCTGGGCCAGTATTTCCAGTCCCCGGAAGAAGACGATGTAGATGAGTCGGGTATTCTTCAGGTATTGCATAAAGTAGAATTAAAAGAGGCAGACAGTGAATATCTTCAGGCAAGAACAGCAAACATAATGGAGAAGATTCCTGAGATAGATGAGAAGCTGAACCAGGCAGCCGCCGGGTGGAAGACCAAGCGCATGGGAAAGGTGGAGCTGACCATCCTGCGCCTGGCCCTGTATGAGATGCTCCACGACGACGCCATTCCTGAAAAGGTATCCATCAATGAGGCAGTGGAGCTGGCGAAAAAGTTCGGCGGAAATGATTCTCCGTCCTTTGTAAACGGAATACTGGCCAAGTTTGTAGTCAAGGGAGCCAGGGCTGCCGCAGAGGCCAAAGCGCCGGAAGAGAACAGGGTTTGCGGGGAGACTCAGGAGCCCCGGGAAACGCAGGCTTCCCAGGAGATTCAGGCTTCCCAGGAGATTCGGGCTTCTCAGGAGCCCCAGGAAACTCCAGTTCCCCAGGAACCGCAGGAGATTCAGGCTTCTCAGGAGCCGCAGGAAATTCCGGAGAATAAGGAAAGCGAAGCGTAG
- a CDS encoding Asp23/Gls24 family envelope stress response protein gives MSEENRSTHKLYEKEKIGEVQIADEVVAIIAGLAATEVEGVDSMAGNITNELVGKLGMKNLSKGVKVDVTEEHVSVDLSLNIRYGYSIPSVSEQVQEKVSTAIENMTGLTVLDVNVKIAGVNMDEGR, from the coding sequence ATGTCTGAGGAAAATCGCAGTACCCATAAATTATACGAGAAAGAGAAAATAGGCGAGGTACAGATTGCGGATGAGGTAGTGGCTATTATTGCCGGTCTGGCTGCCACAGAGGTGGAGGGAGTGGATTCCATGGCCGGCAACATTACCAATGAACTGGTAGGCAAGCTGGGCATGAAGAATCTGAGCAAGGGCGTCAAGGTGGATGTGACGGAGGAGCATGTGTCGGTAGACCTGTCCCTCAATATCCGCTACGGATACAGCATCCCGTCCGTAAGTGAGCAGGTTCAGGAAAAGGTAAGCACGGCCATTGAGAATATGACAGGCCTGACGGTGCTGGATGTGAATGTAAAGATTGCCGGAGTCAATATGGATGAAGGCAGATAA